A window of the Sordaria macrospora chromosome 6, complete sequence genome harbors these coding sequences:
- a CDS encoding mitochondrial 54S ribosomal protein mL49, with translation MFRPTFLGLVRATAVAQPATRAAVLPFFQPRFYSAVAESQPTTTTTTTPIQPTQPTTTPIQTTQTAAAAAPTESKPVPKPYLVGRAWTQRLPVYHLAKRGGNKKLTQIKKVQGDGQALRRDLAQLLGLDVKEVRVKVPTGHLEVDGHRSAEITKFLQGLGF, from the exons ATGTTCCGCCCAaccttcctcggcctcgtccgggccaccgccgtcgcccaGCCCGCAACCCGCGCTGCcgtccttcccttcttccagccCCGATTCTACTCTGCCGTCGCCGAGtcgcaaccaacaacaacgacgacgacgacaccaatCCAGCCCAcacaacccaccaccacacctaTCCAGACCACTcagaccgccgccgccgctgcgcCAACAGAATCGAAACCCGTGCCCAAGCCCTACCTAGTAGGCCGCGCCTGGACCCAGCGCCTGCCCGTCTACCACCTCGCCAAGCGCGGTGGTAACAAGAAGCTCACGCAGATCAAGAAGGTGCAGGGCGATGGCCAGGCTTTGCGCAGGGATCTTGCGCAGCTCCTTGGGTTGGACGTGAAGGAGGTGCGGGTCAAGGTGCCGACGGGACATTTGGAGGTTGAT GGACACCGCAGCGCGGAGATCACCAAGTTCCTCCAGGGCTTGGGCTTCTAG